A genome region from Altererythrobacter aquiaggeris includes the following:
- a CDS encoding DUF3604 domain-containing protein — protein MRKWLIGAAALCLLSGCDAGGGASPDARGDGSGTIELAEFPERPLWGDTHLHTDNSIDAFGFGVRLGPDDALRFASGEEVTSTTGVTAKLDRPLDFLVIADHSDGLGATRRLYDAPRMMIRDKTLLRWYDMMHDSPEQSQMAIAELITAAANDTLPPALSDPERSKEATTTIWKDHLDTLDNFNKPGKFTAIAGFEYTLMPDGNNLHRVVMFRDGSDKTGRVLPYPGIDNPVTGLWDYMEAYEKATGGKVLAIPHNSNISNGLMFELTGPDGGPMTARYARKRAKYEPVVEVTQIKGDSEAHPFLSPNDEFAGFGDAGWELGNLPLTAGKSDAMFAGEYLREALKRGLSIEQQTGVNPYHFGMIGSTDSHTALATADEDNFFGKHTGNEPRAERGNEAQNLGTRLGRFGWNYLASGYAAVWARANTRAEIFDAMVRREVYATTGPRMVVRLFAGFDFADDAFAGDWVRDGYTRGVPMGGSLVDQGKAPRFVVSALKDPEGANLDRVQIVKGWIDAGGAAQERVFDIAWSEREMDAASNSPVPPVGDTVDRKTATYTNTIGAAELRTVWTDPEYREGQSAFYYVRVLEIPTPRWTLFDAVRFGTKLSPESMANSVSQERAYSSPVWLKAPAKRLGTG, from the coding sequence ATGCGCAAATGGTTGATCGGCGCCGCGGCGCTGTGCCTTTTGTCGGGCTGCGATGCGGGGGGCGGCGCATCACCGGATGCGCGCGGCGACGGAAGCGGCACCATCGAACTGGCCGAATTTCCCGAACGCCCCTTGTGGGGTGATACGCATCTCCACACGGACAATTCGATCGACGCATTCGGCTTTGGCGTGCGGCTTGGCCCCGATGATGCGTTGCGGTTTGCCAGCGGCGAGGAAGTCACTTCCACCACAGGGGTTACCGCCAAGCTCGACCGTCCGCTCGATTTCCTGGTGATTGCCGATCACAGCGACGGGTTGGGCGCGACACGCCGCCTGTATGATGCGCCGCGCATGATGATCCGGGACAAGACGCTGCTGCGCTGGTACGATATGATGCATGACAGCCCCGAACAGTCGCAGATGGCGATTGCCGAACTGATCACCGCAGCGGCAAATGATACTTTACCGCCTGCGCTGAGCGACCCCGAACGTTCGAAAGAAGCGACGACCACGATCTGGAAAGACCATCTGGACACGCTCGATAATTTCAACAAACCGGGTAAGTTCACGGCGATTGCAGGCTTTGAATATACGCTGATGCCGGATGGCAATAATCTGCACCGAGTGGTGATGTTCCGCGATGGCAGCGACAAGACCGGCCGGGTTTTACCCTATCCGGGTATCGACAATCCTGTGACCGGCCTGTGGGATTATATGGAGGCATATGAGAAAGCCACCGGCGGTAAAGTATTGGCGATTCCGCATAATTCCAATATTTCAAACGGGCTGATGTTTGAACTGACGGGGCCGGACGGCGGACCGATGACAGCCCGATACGCCAGAAAACGTGCGAAATATGAACCGGTTGTCGAAGTCACCCAAATCAAGGGTGACAGCGAGGCGCACCCGTTCCTGTCGCCGAATGACGAATTTGCAGGCTTCGGCGATGCCGGCTGGGAATTGGGCAATTTGCCGCTGACAGCGGGCAAGAGCGACGCGATGTTCGCGGGCGAATATCTTCGCGAGGCGTTGAAGCGCGGGCTGTCGATCGAACAGCAGACCGGCGTGAACCCCTATCATTTCGGCATGATCGGATCGACCGACAGCCACACTGCGCTGGCCACGGCCGACGAGGATAATTTCTTCGGCAAGCATACCGGCAACGAACCACGCGCCGAGCGCGGGAACGAAGCGCAAAATCTGGGTACGCGGCTTGGACGGTTCGGCTGGAATTACCTCGCCAGCGGTTATGCCGCGGTGTGGGCGCGGGCCAATACGCGCGCTGAAATATTCGATGCGATGGTGCGGCGCGAAGTTTATGCCACTACCGGCCCGCGCATGGTGGTGCGGCTGTTTGCCGGTTTCGATTTTGCCGATGACGCGTTTGCCGGCGACTGGGTGCGTGACGGCTATACACGCGGCGTGCCGATGGGGGGATCGCTGGTGGATCAGGGCAAGGCACCGCGCTTTGTCGTGTCCGCACTCAAGGATCCCGAAGGCGCCAATCTTGACCGGGTCCAGATCGTGAAGGGCTGGATCGATGCGGGCGGAGCGGCGCAGGAACGGGTGTTCGATATCGCATGGAGCGAACGGGAAATGGATGCCGCGTCCAATTCGCCGGTCCCGCCGGTGGGCGATACGGTGGACCGCAAGACGGCAACCTATACCAACACGATCGGGGCCGCAGAACTCAGAACCGTGTGGACGGACCCCGAATACCGCGAGGGACAGAGCGCGTTTTATTACGTCCGCGTGCTCGAAATCCCGACACCGCGGTGGACCTTGTTCGATGCGGTGCGTTTCGGAACCAAACTGTCGCCCGAATCAATGGCCAATTCGGTGTCGCAGGAGCGGGCCTACAGCTCGCCCGTATGGCTGAAAGCGCCCGCCAAGCGGCTTGGTACGGGGTGA
- a CDS encoding solute:sodium symporter family transporter, which yields MTGAELALTLASCTAFMALVALIAWRQARGSVDTKDGYFLAGRGLGGVFIAGSLLLTNLSAEQLIGLNGSAYGFNLSSMAWEVTAAVATIAMAFIFLPRYLAGAFTTLPEFLRDRYDIGVQRLSVVLFLLGYGLVTIPSVLYSGSIAVMKIFDVPGLFGIGEFPALVATILVIGVIGAAYAVFGGLKAVAVSDTLNGIGLLFMGVLILVLGLMALGSGDIAGGIQRLVQDNPEKLNAIGGADDPTPFGTIFTGMIIANLFYWCTNQYVIQRTLAARSLAEGQKGVLLSGYFKVLVPFLMMVPGVIAFHLYGPGLATIDLAYPQLVRDLLPHWLMGLFLAVLLGAVFSSFNSLVNSAATLFCLDILAPLRVQPLSDQAMVRTAKIVSAVIAVSSFVVAPLLFLAPEGLWQIIRIFTGFYNIPVITIVLVGLFTRRVPAIAAKIVIVFHVIAYGLLKFALADVVTLHFLHIYAVLFVIEVAIMLAAGKIAPRAQPWKFTPVKGVDLTSWKWAVPTAVSLFSCVVATYLLFSNFGLASGHLSSGFAAAISALIALNLAFWFGFGRRPAA from the coding sequence ATGACCGGAGCCGAACTGGCACTCACGCTGGCCAGCTGCACCGCCTTCATGGCGCTGGTGGCGCTGATTGCATGGCGGCAGGCGCGCGGCTCGGTCGATACGAAGGACGGCTACTTTCTTGCCGGACGCGGGCTGGGCGGGGTGTTTATCGCCGGATCGCTGCTGCTGACCAATCTCAGCGCGGAACAGCTGATCGGCCTCAACGGTTCGGCCTACGGCTTCAACCTGTCGAGCATGGCATGGGAAGTAACGGCTGCCGTGGCAACCATCGCGATGGCGTTCATATTCCTTCCGCGCTACCTCGCCGGAGCGTTCACCACACTGCCCGAATTTCTGCGCGACCGTTATGATATCGGCGTCCAGCGCCTGTCAGTCGTGCTGTTCCTGCTGGGCTACGGGTTGGTGACGATCCCGTCGGTGCTGTATTCCGGTTCTATCGCGGTGATGAAGATTTTCGACGTGCCGGGTCTGTTCGGGATCGGGGAATTTCCCGCGCTGGTGGCCACAATCCTCGTAATCGGCGTGATCGGCGCGGCTTATGCGGTGTTTGGCGGGTTGAAAGCGGTTGCGGTGTCCGATACGCTCAATGGCATCGGGCTGCTGTTCATGGGTGTGCTGATCCTCGTGCTGGGGCTCATGGCGCTGGGCAGCGGAGATATCGCTGGCGGGATCCAGCGACTGGTGCAGGACAATCCGGAAAAACTGAATGCCATAGGCGGCGCGGATGATCCGACACCGTTCGGCACGATATTCACCGGGATGATCATCGCCAATCTGTTTTACTGGTGCACCAACCAATATGTCATCCAGCGGACACTGGCCGCGCGATCGCTGGCCGAAGGGCAGAAGGGCGTGCTGCTGTCCGGTTATTTCAAGGTGCTGGTGCCGTTTCTGATGATGGTGCCCGGCGTCATCGCCTTCCATCTGTATGGCCCCGGTCTTGCCACCATCGATCTTGCCTATCCGCAGCTGGTCCGCGACCTGCTGCCGCATTGGCTGATGGGTTTGTTTCTTGCGGTGCTGCTGGGCGCTGTTTTCAGCTCGTTCAATTCGCTGGTCAACAGCGCCGCCACACTGTTCTGCCTTGATATTCTTGCGCCGCTGCGCGTGCAGCCGCTGTCCGATCAGGCGATGGTCCGGACGGCCAAAATCGTCAGCGCCGTGATTGCAGTTTCCAGCTTTGTCGTAGCGCCGCTGTTGTTCCTCGCGCCCGAGGGGCTGTGGCAGATCATCCGCATCTTCACCGGCTTCTACAACATACCCGTCATTACGATCGTACTGGTCGGCCTGTTTACACGCCGCGTGCCGGCAATCGCTGCCAAGATCGTGATTGTCTTTCATGTGATTGCTTATGGCCTGCTGAAATTCGCGCTGGCCGATGTGGTTACGCTGCATTTTCTGCATATTTACGCGGTTCTGTTCGTGATCGAAGTCGCCATCATGCTCGCCGCGGGCAAGATCGCGCCGCGCGCGCAGCCGTGGAAGTTCACTCCTGTGAAGGGGGTGGATCTGACCAGCTGGAAATGGGCCGTGCCGACAGCGGTCAGCCTGTTTTCGTGTGTGGTGGCAACATATCTGCTGTTTTCGAATTTCGGACTGGCATCAGGCCATCTTTCCAGCGGTTTCGCTGCAGCTATCAGCGCGCTCATCGCACTCAATCTGGCGTTCTGGTTCGGCTTCGGGCGCAGACCGGCGGCTTGA